The following proteins are co-located in the Verrucomicrobiota bacterium genome:
- a CDS encoding helix-turn-helix domain-containing protein: MARDWKREVMDARRTPFPEYPRIIALIETVAEGATGSEHHSHPWAEMNILLEGRGVWCAGDDEFEVKQGDAFLLLPGTLHHTKWPEGTGFRAGTIDFEIGPTPEVSTQSSESRDPNAPGVGGMKTWLLEALIDRPYRRVSWDAFPEWWQRFCDEQEAPAGRFRALRVESGLQEVLARFADPDIEQPDWRMAERRGLDRAMRYMVRKMAEGPVTVAEMARVAGMSRSKFADQFREVLGTPPHAYATALRIWMAEAGLAGSNASAVSISESLGFSSPQHFSRVFKATTGLTPQEYRSRWGAPWVRHMGAKRGRKPKEARP, encoded by the coding sequence ATGGCGCGCGACTGGAAACGTGAGGTAATGGATGCGCGGCGAACGCCGTTCCCCGAGTACCCGCGCATAATCGCGCTCATCGAGACGGTGGCTGAGGGCGCCACGGGTAGCGAGCACCACAGCCACCCGTGGGCCGAGATGAACATCCTGCTCGAGGGGCGGGGCGTTTGGTGTGCCGGGGACGACGAGTTCGAGGTCAAGCAGGGCGATGCCTTCCTGCTTCTGCCCGGTACGCTTCATCACACCAAGTGGCCCGAGGGAACGGGATTCCGCGCTGGGACGATCGATTTCGAGATCGGGCCGACGCCCGAGGTCAGCACCCAGTCATCCGAATCGCGAGATCCGAACGCGCCGGGAGTCGGCGGGATGAAGACCTGGCTGCTCGAGGCGCTGATTGACCGGCCGTATCGCCGCGTCTCGTGGGACGCTTTCCCCGAGTGGTGGCAGCGATTCTGCGACGAGCAGGAAGCGCCCGCGGGGCGCTTCCGGGCGCTGCGTGTCGAGTCGGGCCTCCAGGAGGTGCTCGCCCGGTTCGCCGACCCGGACATCGAGCAACCCGACTGGCGGATGGCCGAGCGGCGTGGTCTCGATCGCGCGATGCGCTACATGGTGCGCAAGATGGCCGAGGGGCCGGTGACCGTGGCCGAGATGGCGCGCGTGGCCGGCATGTCGCGCTCCAAGTTCGCCGACCAGTTCCGCGAAGTGCTCGGCACGCCGCCGCATGCCTACGCGACCGCGCTGCGGATCTGGATGGCCGAGGCTGGCCTCGCCGGCAGCAACGCGAGCGCCGTCTCGATCTCCGAATCGCTTGGCTTCTCGTCGCCGCAGCATTTCTCGCGCGTGTTCAAGGCGACCACGGGCCTCACGCCGCAGGAATACCGTTCCCGGTGGGGCGCACCTTGGGTGCGCCATATGGGCGCCAAGCGCGGCCGAAAGCCGAAGGAAGCGCGACCGTAA